The DNA segment CCGCCCATCGACGACGGCTTTTACTACGACTTCGATATCGGCCGGCCGTTCACGCCGGAGGACCTCGAGCGCCTCGAAGCCCGGATGCGCGAGCTCGCCACGCGCGACCAGCGGATCGAGCGAATCGCCGTGCCGCGCGGCGACGCCGTCCGGCTGTTTCGCGACCGGCAGGACGTCTACAAGAGCGAGCTGCTCGAGGGCATTCCCGACGACCCGGTCAGCTTCTACCGGCAGAACGGCTTTCAGGACATGTGCCGGGGTCCGCACCTCCCGTCAACGGGCCTCATCAAGGCGGTCAAGCTGCTCAGCACGTCGGGCGCCTACTGGCGGGGCGACGAGCGGCGGCCGATGCTGCAGCGGATCTACGGCATCTCGTTTCCCACGCAGCAGGCGCTGGACGAGTACCTGGCGCGCCTGGAAGAGGCCAAGCGGCGCGACCACCGCAAGCTGGGCCGCGAGCTCGGTCTCTTCGCGTCGGTCCAGGAGGTCGGGCAGGGGCTGCCGCTGTGGCTGCCGCGCGGGGCCACGGTGCGCCGGATCCTCGAGCGCTACATCATCGACCTCGAAGAGAGCCTCGGCTACCAGCACGTGCACACCCCGGATCTCGCCAACGTCGAGCTGTACAAGATCAGCGGGCACTGGGACCACTACCGCGAGAACATGTACCCGCCGATGAAGGTCGACAACGAAGAGCTCGTGCTGCGGCCGATGAACTGCCCGCATCACATCATGGTCTTCAAGCAGGGCCAGCACAGTTACCGCGACCTCCCGGTGCGCATCGCCGAGCTCGGCACGATGTACCGCTACGAGCGGTCCGGCGTGCTGACCGGCCTCGCGCGCGTGCGGGCGATGACGCTCAACGACGCGCACATCTTCTGCCGCCCCGACCAGCTGATGGACGAGTTCATCAGCGTCGTGCGGCTGATCCAGCGTGTGTACGCGGATCTCGGGCTGCATCCGTTCTGGTACCGCCTGTCCACCCGCGACCCGCACGACCGCGAAAAGTTCGTGCAGAACGACGCGATGTGGGAGTCGGCGGAAGGGCAGCTGCGGGCGGCGATGCAGACGCTCGGACTCGACTATGTCGAGGCCCCGGGCGACGCCGCGTTCTACGGCCCCAAACTCGACGTGCAGGTGCCCAACGTGATGGGCAAG comes from the bacterium genome and includes:
- the thrS gene encoding threonine--tRNA ligase is translated as MAERTPARGRSAAGGPARDGARGRSAAGGPAQDGAGGRSAAGGPDRITLRLPDGSTRAFPRGVALAEVARETGARDALAARVDGEVRDLAFRLDGDAAVEWLTFADPGGREVYWHSTSHLLAQAVRELFPEAKLAIGPPIDDGFYYDFDIGRPFTPEDLERLEARMRELATRDQRIERIAVPRGDAVRLFRDRQDVYKSELLEGIPDDPVSFYRQNGFQDMCRGPHLPSTGLIKAVKLLSTSGAYWRGDERRPMLQRIYGISFPTQQALDEYLARLEEAKRRDHRKLGRELGLFASVQEVGQGLPLWLPRGATVRRILERYIIDLEESLGYQHVHTPDLANVELYKISGHWDHYRENMYPPMKVDNEELVLRPMNCPHHIMVFKQGQHSYRDLPVRIAELGTMYRYERSGVLTGLARVRAMTLNDAHIFCRPDQLMDEFISVVRLIQRVYADLGLHPFWYRLSTRDPHDREKFVQNDAMWESAEGQLRAAMQTLGLDYVEAPGDAAFYGPKLDVQVPNVMGKDETISTVQLDFYLPERFGLEYIGEDSQPHRPVMIHRGVISTLERMMAFLIEQYAGAFPLWLAPEQVRVLPIADRHLAYARRVADTLRGRGIRVEVDVSSERTGHKIREAQLMKIPYMLVVGDREEAQDAVAVRSRAKGDEGTQPIAAFAERVGAEAAHRAPAAS